The genomic window GATGACGAGCCATGCCAGGGCCCGCAATGGAATGCTGTTCGCCACGACTTTGTCATGCGGAATCAAAAGCGTGAGCAGAAACAGCCCGGCGCCAATCCATAGCGAGTGATGAATGAGGCGCCACTTGCTCTTCGTCTGGTAGGCATGCCCCTGGCGAATCATAATCGCCTGGATGATTTCGCTGAGGGCGAGGCAGACCGGCACGGCTTGGGCTGCCAGCGCGTGCGCGGGATTCTCAGGCATGGCCTGGCGCAGAAACAGTGGCAGCAACACGAAGCTCAACGCCAGCAGGGCGCTGAAAACGAAACTCGCCTTTGCCCAGAAGATGCCATTCGCTGACATGCTGCTCAGACGCCACCAAACCCCGGCCAAATAAGCAAAGATGACCGCGAACGTGAAAACCTTTTGAATGAGAAGTGAATTTGTCAAGCCGGGCATGGTCGCAACCGCCAGGGCGCTGATCACCAGCGTTAAAGCCAGGATGTCGGTCGCAACAGTGTAAGCCAGCGAGGCCTGAGCACGTCGATCCATTAAACCTCCCTCTTGGGGGGATAAACCTGATAAACACCCGTGAACCTAAGAAACGCGACGACATGGCGGCGCAGGTGTGTCTCATGCGCCTGAGTGCGCCAAAATCGCGTGTCATAATAGCGAAATAAGGCCTGAAGTGCAATCAAAAAAACCGTCGGAATGGCTGCTGGCCAATGGCTTGGGCGGCTACGCCATGGGCGAGCAAAACGGCAGATGCACGCGCACGCGCCATCACCTGTTGGTGGCCGTCACGCGGCCGCCTCTGCAGCGCGTGGCGTTCGTCCGCACGCTCCGCGAAACCATTCGAACCCCGGCAGGATGGCAGGAGGCCGTGTGCACGCGCTTTGAACACGACCGGCGCCTGCTGACCTTCACCTGCGAGCACGACGCTTTCACCCTCACCAAGATGGTCTGGCTCGCGACTTCCTTCCATGGCGTGTGGGTGCGCTATTGCCTGTCGCGCAGCCAGGAGCCGCTGCGTCTGCGCGTGGCGCCGCTGCTGGATTTCCTCGACCTTGAGACGCAAGCGCCGCTGTGCGACAACTATTTGGTGCGGCGCACACGGGCGGGCGCGCTCGTCTTCGCGCAGCCGCACGACAAGCCCGTGCGCGTGGAGGCATCGCCGGCCGCGGAATATGTGCCTGCCCACATTTGGCAAGACCTGCTGCTGATCAACGACCAGGATGAGGCGCAACGGCACACGGTTTACCTGCCGTTTGCCTTCGAATACGATTTGGCGGAGCAGGAGAGTTTCACGCTGTTGCTGGCGCACAACGGCCCGGAGTCCTGGCAGGCAGAAGCGGCGTGGCGACAGGACCACGAGGCGCCCCGGGCTGCCGGTGAGCAGGACCGCGTGCTCGCGCTCCCCCAAGGCCTGCGGCACCTCGCGATTTCTGCTCGGGCGTTTCTGGTTCAACGGCCCACGATGCTCTCGCTCGACAACACCACCGTGCTCGCCGGCTATCCCGACCTCGCTGACAGTGGCCGCGAAGCGATGATCGCACTGCCGGGCGTGCTGCTGGTCGCCGGCAGGTTCGAATCCGCCCGGCAAGTGTTTCGCCTGTTTCTCAAGCATGTGAATCAAGGGCTGATCCCCGGCCAATTTTCCCGGCGGCCGGCAAGCCCCACCTTTGACAGCCTGGATGCGACCTTGTGGATGTTCGTCGCGCTGTATGAATATTGGCAAGCCAGTGCTGATCTCGGTTTTCTCGAAGAAAACTACTCCCTGCTGCTGGAGATTCTCAATTGCCATTTGCGCAACAGTGCGCCCGGCGTGAAATGCGATCCGGCCACGGGTTTTCTCTATGCGCTCGATTCTCAACGCGTGATGACGTGGATGAATCGCCGCGTGGGTGAGTGGAGCGCGACGCCGCGGCCGGGTTTTGCCGTGGAAGTGCAGGCGCTGTGGTATCATGCGCTCTGCTTTATGGCGGAAGTCTCGCGCCTACTGGGCAAAGCGGCGGGCGAGCAAAAATGCCGTGAGCTGGCAACGCAGGTGGCCGCCAATCTCGTGGATCGCTTCTGGCATGCCGGGAAGAATTGCTGCTTCGATACGATACCGGAGTCTGGCGGGCGGGCGCGCCACCGGCTGCCGGCCGAAGGCGGTGATGCGGCTATCCGGCCGAATCAAGTGATTGCCGCGGGCTTGCCGTTCACGGCATTCGCCACCGCGCAAACCCGCGCCGTGGTCGAGCTCGCGCTCGCCCACCTGGTGACACCGTACGGCCTGCGCACGCTCGCGCCCGATCATCCGGCTTTCTGCGGCCGCTACGCCGGCGCGGAGAAACAACTCGCCAGCGCAGCGCACAACGGCACCGTGCATCCCTGGCTCATCGTGCCGTTTGTGAACGCCTATCTGCGCGTCTCTGATGATCGGGAATTCTTGCGCCGGGCATTCGCGCCCTTGTTTGCCGCGCAAGACTTGGCGTGCGACGGCTTTGTAGCGGAGATGTATGACGGCGAGGCGCCGCGCGCACCGCGCGGCGCACCGGCTTACGCCGCCAGCTCGGGCGCTGTGCTGCAGGCGTGGCATCTGTTGATGAAGTGACTGCCGTAACGCAGGCTTTCCGCCTGCCAACAAAGCGGGCAAGAGAGCTCGCAAGGCGCGAAGACGCAAAGGCGTGCACAGAAGAAATCTGACTTCAGTTTTGCATGAATGAAAGCAACAGATGATTTGGATGCCTTTGCGTGTCTGCGCGATTGTTTGCTCAAATCGAGAGAGTTGGAAGCTCTCAGAATTGTCATGAAACTCGCATAAATACAGGTCGAACTCGCACCCACCGAACAAGTCCCTGCTTTTTCGCAACGGCGCAAACTCGAAGAAGCCAAATCCCCTTCATTTGAAAAGAGTGGGGACTTTCGAAGCTTCGAACCAGCACCCCTCGCTACTTTTCTCAAGCGAACAAGGCCGCGGGCATAGGCGTCAAGCTAAAGAGGTCGGATAAACCGCAACGCAAAGACAATCGCCAACTGATAGAAATAACCCAGCAGATGAAGAGCTTTTGAGTGTCCGTCCAAAGGCATCACCGCCCGGGCGGTTTCTTCATTTCTGGGCAGACACTTCTTGTCAGTTGGGTTGTCTTTTTCGTTGGAGATTTTGTCTTGGATACGGTGAGCCAACCGCGGGAGGGAGAGCAAAGCCGGGCAGAATCACTCACGGCCGGATGACCGTGAACCGCACTTCGCCGAGACGGTTGCCGGGAATGCCATCCACCGTGAGAATGTATTCGCCGGTCTTCCACCATTCGTGATGGTAATAGCAAACGCGGTTGCCGTCGCTGGGACGGATGGGCAGATGGTGTTCGACTTCGTGAATCAGCCGAGCGTCATGGTAGAGGCGGAAGCGCACGGGCAGCGTGAGCGCGCCGTCTTGGGGATTGTCAAACGCGAGCCGGCAAACGAGGAAGGTGCCGGATTCCTCCAGCCGGAAAAAAGTGGCGCCGCGGCCGGAATCGAAATTCCGGCAATCGCGCGCTTTGGCTTCCTCCGCTTCCATGAACAAGTTGAGATTCACCAGGCGCAGGCGCTGTTGCTCCGGCGGCAGATCTTCGGCGGAGACATCGAGAATGCGGCCATTCTCTGCGCGCACACGCCGGCTCTCGAACACGCGCAAGCTCAACGTGTCGGAAACTTCGCCAATGCGAATGACATGACGGCCCGAGGTGATGTTTTCCAGGAGGATGGGGGTGGGGCCTTTCTCCAGGCTGTCGAGCCAAACAATTTGTCCAGGCGGATCACTGGTGGCAACCAGCGTGGCCGGCACGGGATTCAAGCGCACGATTTCGCGCTGGCGGTAGGGGCGGGTGCGGGGGCGTGGGCTGGCGCTGCGGATGTTGATCTCGAGCACGTGATCACTCACGATGCGCACCGGCTTGACGTGGGCGAAATAGCCTTCACGCTCGACGCGCAGGGTATAGATGCCGGGGGTATGCTGGCCGGCGGTGTTGACTGTGTCTTCATCCAGGTAAATGGCCATGCCCGGCTCGCGGCCGATGATGCGATAGAAGCCCGGCGCCTGCGAGTTTTGCGCCGGCGCCGGCACGGCCAGCAGCGCGGTCAAATACAAAACCCACAGCGGCGCGTACGGTCGCCCGGCACAGCGGCGTGTCGGCAGGCTCAGCATCGGCAGTTCGGCATGAAGGTTTTCGCGTGCAGTTCTTGAGAGCAGCACATTCAGATCCCGGCAAGAGATGGCGGCCATAAATATAGCCAAATTGCGGCGAATGTCAAGAATCAGCAGGGTTGCATTTGGAAACTTGCCTGCTTATATTTCGCTGCGTTTGCATGAAAGCAGGCGCCTCTGTGCGTACCCTCGGAAGTGTTCACCGACCAAGCGGTGGGAGAGTACTGCTGCTCATGATTCGTTATCATACGCTCAAGCAGTTCGCGTTGCGGTCGTGCTGCCTCAGCCTGGGACTGATCGGCTGCGGTGAAGCCCCGCGCGACAACCCGCTCGACCCACTTTCCCCGCAATACAACAATCGCGGCCACCTCCTGGTACACACGCAGACTTTCTACTCACCCAACCAGCCGCTCGCCGGCGTTGCCTTGCTGCTCGCGCCCGCCAACCTCGCCCAAACCACCGATGCCCAGGGGCGCTTCCTGTTTCGTGATCTGCCGGCGGATACCTATGTGGTCAAAGCCGCCAAACCGGGATTTGCCGCCGACTCCCAAGTCGTGGTCGTCGCGCCGCAGCGCACCAGCGAGATCTTCCTGCAGCTCGATGCGCTGCCGGTGTTCAAAAGTGTCGCAGTGCGCTCGGAAAACATCAGCGCCTGGATTCCGATCGTCGGCGAAACGCTGCAGCTCGTCGTCGAAGCCCAGGTGGAGGATGGCGACGGCCTCGATGACCTCCGCGAAATCAAACTCTACAGCCAGCGTTTCGGCTTTCTGCAAAACCTGCAGCGCAGCGGCTCGACCAATCGGTTCGTTGCCATCATCAAAGAAGAGACGCTGGCCACGGCCTCGCTGTTCGATCTGGTGGGCGAACGGCTGTGGCTGGAAGCCCGCGACCGCGCCGGCGCGCGAACCGTTTCCGATCCAGCTTATCTGATTCGCATCATCGAGCCGACGCCGCTGGTATCGGAGCCCAGCGGCTTGAAGGTCACCAGCCCCCGGCCTCGATTTCAGTGGGAGCGGCTGCGGCTGCCGTTCGAATACCGCTACCGCATCGACTTGTCGGTTTTCAACATCTCTTTTCCCCTGCCGGTGCCGCTGCGGCAGGTCGATGACATTTCTGCGGATTCTTCCGCATTTGTGTACGATTCTTCCCTGAGCAGTGGCGCTTATGTTTGGACGCTGAGCGTGGTCGATCGCTTCGGTAATCTCAGCCGGTCACGCGAGGCGGTTTTCGAAGTGAGATAACATCGGCTGCGAGCCGGCAGTGGCACACCGGCCCGCCAGCGAAAACCCCTGACCCATCGTGCGCAATGCCTGCCCTGGAGAACATCGATCGCTCGTCGCTGCTGGCGCTGGTTGAAATCAGCCGCGAGATCAATTCCATTCAGGACACCGACGAGCTGCTCAGCAAGATTCTGCAGATTGCCATGCAGACGCTGGCCGCGGAACGCGGCTTCATTCTGCTGCAGGCGCCGGAAACCGAAACCGGTTTCGTGGCGCGCGCCGCCCAAAACATTTCCCCGGAGGCGATCGCCGACATTGCCCACATTTCCAGCTCGGTGGTGCGGCACACGCTTTCCGGCGGCGAAGCGGTGATCTGGCACGACAGCGATTTGCCCGAAGGCCTGGCCAAGACCGAAAGCATCATCGCGCATCACATTCGCAGTGTGGCGTGCGTGCCGCTCCGCCTGAAGAGTCGCCTGGTGGGCGCAATCTATCTCGACAGCCGGCTGGCCTCCTCGGCATTCATTGAAACGTCGCTGCCGTTTCTCAATGCCTTCGCCAATCAGGCGGCGATCGCCATCGAGAATGCACGGCTCTATCAGAATCTGCGCGACGAGAACCGCCGCTGGCGCGCGGAAGTGCAATCGCGCCACCGCTTCTCCGAAATCATCGGCAAAAGCCCGGCGCTGCGCCGGGTGTTCGAAGTGATGGAGCGCGTGCTGGAGTCGCATGCTTCGGTGTTGATCGAAGGCGAAAGCGGCACCGGCAAGGAATTGGTGGCGCGCGCGATTCACTACAACGGCCCGCGCAGCGAACAGCCCTTCGTCGCGCTGTTTTGCGGCTCGCTGCCGGAAACGCTGCTCGAAAGCGAGCTGTTCGGCCACAAGAAAGGCGCCTTTACCGGCGCCCTCACTGACAAGCGCGGCCTGTTCGAAGTGGCGGACGGCGGCACGTTTTTTCTCGATGAGATCGGCGACTTGACCCCCACGATGCAGGCCAAGCTGCTGCGCGTGCTGCAGGAGGGCGAGATCAAGCGCGTGGGCGACACCCACATCCGGCGGGTGAATGTGCGCATTCTGTCCGCCACCAACAAAGTGCTCAAAGAGGAAGTCAAGGCCGGCCGCTTTCGCGAGGATTTGTATTACCGCCTGAACGTCATTAGCGTCACCATGCCGCCGTTGCGCGAACGCAAGGAAGACATTCCGCTGCTCGCCCATCATTTTCTGGACCGCTTCGCCAGAGAAAACGGCCGGCCGCTGAAGGGATTTTCCGAAAAGGCGATGGAGCAGCTCCGGCGCCATGACTGGCCCGGCAATGTGCGCGAGCTGGAGAACGCCATCGAGCGCGCCGCGGTGCTGGCGCGCGGCGAGTTGATCACCGAGCGCGAGTTGCCCTTTGCCAATGCCCCGGTGGAGACGGTGTGGGAAGACGGCCTCTCGCTCGCCGAACACGAGAAGCGCATCGTGATGAACGTCTTGCGCGCGCACGAAGGCCACATCACGCAGACGGCGGAGAAGCTGGGTGTGTCGCGGCGATGGCTGCACTACCGGCTGAAAGAATGGGGCTATGAGCAGGCAGATTGACAAGTACAGCCTGATCGCCGAGCTCAAACGCGGCCAGTCCGCCACCGTATATCGCGCCTATGAGGCCGCGCGCCAGCGGTTCGTGCTGCTCAAGGTGTTGCATGCCACCGAGGCCGGTGTGCGCGAGCGCTTTGCGCAGGAAGCGCAAATTCTGATGCGTCTCAAGCATCGCAACATCGTGCGGATTTACGAATGCGGGCAGGCGCAGGTGCCTCCCGGCCGGGTGCTGCCCTTTCTGGCGATGGAATTCATCGAAGGCGGCACGCTCGCCGATGTCATCGCCGGGCGCCGGCTGCCGGCGGAGTTGGTGATTCACATCACCGCGGAAATCGTGGCGGCGCTGCAGGCGGCGCATGAATGCCGCATCGTGCATCGCGATCTCAAACCGCAGAATCTTCTGGTCGATGCGGCCGGCCGCCTGAAGGTCACGGATTTCGGGCTGGCCGCGTTCCTGGGCGGCGAGACGCGCGGTGCGATCATCGGCACGCCGCAGTACATGTCGCCGGAGCAGGCGGCGGGCGAGGCCGCCACGCCGGCGAGCGACTACTTCAGTCTGGGCGTGATCATGTACGAAATGCTCGCGGGCGCCTCGCCGTTTGACAGCGAAACCATCAGCGCGCGGCTTTATCGCGTGCGGCATGAGAACCCGGCGCCCCTGGCCGCCGTGGTCCCGGAAATCGCGGCGCCGCTGGCGGGCCTGGTGCATCAGTTGTTGGAGAAAAATCCGCAACGCCGCATGCGCCAACCGGCGCAAATCATGCAGGCGCTCTCCGCCTGCGAGAAACATCTGGGGCGGCGGGCGCGGTCTGAGCATTTTTGCCAATTTCTCACGGACCCCGATCGCTATGCGCCGTTGAAGATCGCGCGCCGGCCGCTGACAACTGGCGGCCGATCGCGGCAATGGCGCACGCCAGTGATCATGGCCACCGTGCTTGCAATCGTGATCGCCGGCGGTGCCTGGCAGCTCACGCGATTTCACGCACCGCCGGAGGCCGCGCAGCAACGCAACGGTGCTTTGCCGCATGAATCGGCAGCAAAACCGGATTCGAGCCGGCCGGCGGATTCTCTCTCCACGCCGGCGGAAGTAGTGGCCGCCGCTGAGCGGCTGGAGCCCGAGCCGAACGTTGCGGCCGCGGCGACGCGACCGCCGCCGGAAAAATCAGAGGCGATTGCGGAACCGCCTCCGGCCGCGGCAACTCCGCTCAGCAACAGCGCGCCCGCGGCGGTGAGCAGCATTCGCATCACCTGCCTGCCGTTTGCCCATGCGATTTTGGACGGCGACACACTGGGCACGGTGGATATGCTGCCGGCTTTGTTTCAAACGCAGAGCGGAGAGCGCCTGCTGACGCTGGCCAATCCGCGCTTTCCGCTGTTCTCCCGCCGGTTGCAGCTGGCGGCCGCGGAGACACTCGATTTGCAGTTGTCGCTGTGGGAGACGGTCGCGCGCTTGACGCTGCACGTCAAGCCGTGGGCCGAGGTGTTCATCGACGACGTCAGCTACGGCAAGACACC from bacterium includes these protein-coding regions:
- a CDS encoding amylo-alpha-1,6-glucosidase, which codes for MQSKKPSEWLLANGLGGYAMGEQNGRCTRTRHHLLVAVTRPPLQRVAFVRTLRETIRTPAGWQEAVCTRFEHDRRLLTFTCEHDAFTLTKMVWLATSFHGVWVRYCLSRSQEPLRLRVAPLLDFLDLETQAPLCDNYLVRRTRAGALVFAQPHDKPVRVEASPAAEYVPAHIWQDLLLINDQDEAQRHTVYLPFAFEYDLAEQESFTLLLAHNGPESWQAEAAWRQDHEAPRAAGEQDRVLALPQGLRHLAISARAFLVQRPTMLSLDNTTVLAGYPDLADSGREAMIALPGVLLVAGRFESARQVFRLFLKHVNQGLIPGQFSRRPASPTFDSLDATLWMFVALYEYWQASADLGFLEENYSLLLEILNCHLRNSAPGVKCDPATGFLYALDSQRVMTWMNRRVGEWSATPRPGFAVEVQALWYHALCFMAEVSRLLGKAAGEQKCRELATQVAANLVDRFWHAGKNCCFDTIPESGGRARHRLPAEGGDAAIRPNQVIAAGLPFTAFATAQTRAVVELALAHLVTPYGLRTLAPDHPAFCGRYAGAEKQLASAAHNGTVHPWLIVPFVNAYLRVSDDREFLRRAFAPLFAAQDLACDGFVAEMYDGEAPRAPRGAPAYAASSGAVLQAWHLLMK
- a CDS encoding carboxypeptidase-like regulatory domain-containing protein, translating into MIRYHTLKQFALRSCCLSLGLIGCGEAPRDNPLDPLSPQYNNRGHLLVHTQTFYSPNQPLAGVALLLAPANLAQTTDAQGRFLFRDLPADTYVVKAAKPGFAADSQVVVVAPQRTSEIFLQLDALPVFKSVAVRSENISAWIPIVGETLQLVVEAQVEDGDGLDDLREIKLYSQRFGFLQNLQRSGSTNRFVAIIKEETLATASLFDLVGERLWLEARDRAGARTVSDPAYLIRIIEPTPLVSEPSGLKVTSPRPRFQWERLRLPFEYRYRIDLSVFNISFPLPVPLRQVDDISADSSAFVYDSSLSSGAYVWTLSVVDRFGNLSRSREAVFEVR
- a CDS encoding sigma-54-dependent Fis family transcriptional regulator, giving the protein MPALENIDRSSLLALVEISREINSIQDTDELLSKILQIAMQTLAAERGFILLQAPETETGFVARAAQNISPEAIADIAHISSSVVRHTLSGGEAVIWHDSDLPEGLAKTESIIAHHIRSVACVPLRLKSRLVGAIYLDSRLASSAFIETSLPFLNAFANQAAIAIENARLYQNLRDENRRWRAEVQSRHRFSEIIGKSPALRRVFEVMERVLESHASVLIEGESGTGKELVARAIHYNGPRSEQPFVALFCGSLPETLLESELFGHKKGAFTGALTDKRGLFEVADGGTFFLDEIGDLTPTMQAKLLRVLQEGEIKRVGDTHIRRVNVRILSATNKVLKEEVKAGRFREDLYYRLNVISVTMPPLRERKEDIPLLAHHFLDRFARENGRPLKGFSEKAMEQLRRHDWPGNVRELENAIERAAVLARGELITERELPFANAPVETVWEDGLSLAEHEKRIVMNVLRAHEGHITQTAEKLGVSRRWLHYRLKEWGYEQAD
- a CDS encoding protein kinase — its product is MSRQIDKYSLIAELKRGQSATVYRAYEAARQRFVLLKVLHATEAGVRERFAQEAQILMRLKHRNIVRIYECGQAQVPPGRVLPFLAMEFIEGGTLADVIAGRRLPAELVIHITAEIVAALQAAHECRIVHRDLKPQNLLVDAAGRLKVTDFGLAAFLGGETRGAIIGTPQYMSPEQAAGEAATPASDYFSLGVIMYEMLAGASPFDSETISARLYRVRHENPAPLAAVVPEIAAPLAGLVHQLLEKNPQRRMRQPAQIMQALSACEKHLGRRARSEHFCQFLTDPDRYAPLKIARRPLTTGGRSRQWRTPVIMATVLAIVIAGGAWQLTRFHAPPEAAQQRNGALPHESAAKPDSSRPADSLSTPAEVVAAAERLEPEPNVAAAATRPPPEKSEAIAEPPPAAATPLSNSAPAAVSSIRITCLPFAHAILDGDTLGTVDMLPALFQTQSGERLLTLANPRFPLFSRRLQLAAAETLDLQLSLWETVARLTLHVKPWAEVFIDDVSYGKTPLDEIILAPGVHQLRLEHPERERFVTTREFAAGQRETLSIELQAKD